Proteins from a genomic interval of Deltaproteobacteria bacterium:
- a CDS encoding acyl-CoA dehydrogenase family protein yields the protein MEFVLNDEQQALRDMLRTFVAKEVRPKAGEWDASAEFPRETVAKLGELGLLGAMVPEEYGGSGMDTISYAVAVEEIAKGDGSLGLTVASHNSLCTAHILGFGSEAVKRKYLPDLASGKALGAWGLTEPGSGSDSLGMRTKAEWKKDRWVINGNKMFITQGNVAGVYVVLAVTDREKGKDGVTAFVFPAGTKGLSVGKKLHKLGMRSSDTAELVFEDLEVGPDAVVGQVNSGFRDTMKNLAGGRISIAALSVGIGLGAMREALAYSKERVQFGHAVSEFQAIQWMFADMGTELEAAELMTFRAAALKDAGRPYTREAAMAKLFASEAAMRATIKAVQVFGGYGYTQDYPAERYMRDAKLCEIGEGTSEVQRIIIARDLIRSH from the coding sequence ATGGAGTTCGTCCTGAACGACGAGCAGCAGGCGCTGCGCGACATGCTGCGGACGTTCGTGGCGAAGGAGGTCCGGCCGAAGGCGGGGGAGTGGGACGCCTCGGCGGAGTTCCCTCGGGAAACGGTCGCGAAACTCGGCGAACTCGGACTCCTGGGGGCGATGGTCCCCGAGGAGTACGGCGGATCCGGGATGGACACGATCAGTTATGCCGTCGCCGTGGAAGAGATCGCGAAGGGGGACGGCTCGCTCGGCTTGACGGTGGCGTCCCACAACTCCCTTTGCACCGCTCACATCCTCGGGTTCGGGTCGGAGGCGGTGAAGCGGAAATACCTTCCCGATCTGGCGTCCGGAAAGGCCCTCGGGGCCTGGGGCCTCACCGAGCCCGGTTCCGGTTCCGACTCCCTCGGGATGCGGACGAAGGCGGAATGGAAGAAGGACCGCTGGGTGATCAACGGGAACAAGATGTTCATCACCCAGGGGAATGTCGCCGGGGTGTACGTGGTCCTTGCCGTCACGGACAGGGAGAAGGGGAAGGACGGCGTCACCGCCTTCGTCTTCCCGGCCGGCACGAAGGGGCTCTCGGTCGGGAAAAAACTCCACAAGCTCGGGATGCGCTCCTCGGACACCGCTGAACTGGTCTTCGAGGATCTCGAGGTCGGGCCCGACGCCGTGGTGGGGCAGGTCAACTCCGGATTCCGGGACACGATGAAAAACCTCGCCGGGGGGCGGATCTCGATCGCCGCCCTCTCGGTGGGGATCGGCCTCGGGGCGATGCGCGAGGCGCTGGCTTATTCGAAGGAGCGGGTGCAGTTCGGGCACGCGGTGTCGGAGTTCCAGGCGATCCAGTGGATGTTCGCGGACATGGGGACCGAGCTTGAGGCCGCGGAGCTGATGACCTTTCGGGCGGCGGCGCTCAAGGACGCCGGGCGCCCATACACCCGGGAAGCGGCGATGGCCAAGCTGTTCGCCTCCGAGGCGGCGATGCGGGCGACGATCAAGGCGGTCCAGGTGTTCGGGGGGTACGGGTACACCCAGGACTATCCGGCGGAGCGGTACATGCGGGACGCGAAGCTGTGCGAGATCGGGGAAGGGACCTCCGAGGTGCAGCGGATCATCATCGCCCGCGATCTGATCCGGAGTCACTGA
- a CDS encoding Zn-ribbon domain-containing OB-fold protein encodes MAKKNPVKRPAASSKVEELMTGTTVFNVPFPAELKALKGMSPIVIKQPYNIEYIHSYGQDSPFFAGLSNKKLLGTKCGKCNYTWATPRLACTQCGGETDWVELPQTGRVHTFTTCYFGGEEFLHETPFHLVLVEFDGVDTLLLSRLLGPSLPEDIKIGMKIKAKFRRNSQLKPTDVYFVPAE; translated from the coding sequence ATGGCGAAGAAGAATCCGGTGAAGCGGCCCGCGGCCTCTTCGAAAGTCGAGGAACTGATGACCGGGACGACGGTGTTCAACGTCCCCTTTCCCGCGGAGCTCAAGGCGCTCAAGGGGATGTCTCCCATCGTCATCAAGCAACCGTACAACATCGAATACATCCACTCCTACGGGCAGGACTCCCCCTTTTTCGCGGGTCTTTCGAACAAGAAGCTTCTCGGGACGAAGTGCGGGAAGTGCAACTACACCTGGGCCACCCCGAGGCTTGCCTGCACGCAGTGCGGCGGGGAGACCGACTGGGTCGAGCTCCCGCAGACGGGGAGGGTCCACACCTTCACCACCTGCTATTTCGGGGGGGAGGAGTTCCTGCACGAAACCCCGTTCCACCTTGTCCTGGTGGAGTTCGACGGGGTCGACACGCTCCTCCTTTCCCGTTTGCTCGGGCCTTCGCTGCCGGAAGATATAAAGATCGGAATGAAGATCAAGGCGAAGTTCCGCCGCAATTCCCAGCTGAAGCCGACCGATGTCTATTTCGTGCCCGCGGAGTAG
- a CDS encoding thiolase domain-containing protein (Catalyzes the synthesis of acetoacetyl coenzyme A from two molecules of acetyl coenzyme A. It can also act as a thiolase, catalyzing the reverse reaction and generating two-carbon units from the four-carbon product of fatty acid oxidation), which translates to MRPVYMVSGGVSKFAKARPDATFQKMVKESFDYAMNDVPRLKHSMIDGSVASYFSDHFTRQLMAGIMAVDYLGLCPKPNKRIEGGGATGGLCFQAAWESVASGRMKVCAAFGFEVMSHVPTWKGNEFIALASDVNFDYPVGGFYSGYYAMMVNRHMYEFGTTVEQLAMVSVKNHMNAYGNPYAQKRRKLTIADVRNSTLVAYPLTLLDICVMSDGAATCILADEETAFKLTDHPVKITGVGTGTDMMRMSDRPHGEVLLAPNEKKSDYKNLKYPGVHSFRAGRSAGLQAYKMAGVTDPLKQIDFVELHDAYTSSEIQTYEDLALCKYGDGGKFVEAGYPFMPQIDYGMKLPKKGTIPVNPSGGLIACGHPVGATGLMQAVFAFWQIQGSIKKHYGDSELQLKKANRGLIHSHAGTGTYVTVSIMERGW; encoded by the coding sequence GTGAGACCGGTCTATATGGTATCCGGCGGCGTGAGCAAATTCGCGAAAGCCCGCCCGGACGCGACGTTCCAGAAGATGGTGAAGGAGTCGTTCGATTACGCGATGAACGACGTTCCGAGGCTCAAGCACTCCATGATCGACGGCTCCGTGGCCTCTTACTTTTCCGACCACTTCACCCGCCAGCTGATGGCCGGGATCATGGCGGTGGATTACCTCGGCCTCTGCCCGAAGCCGAACAAGCGGATCGAGGGGGGGGGCGCCACGGGCGGTCTCTGTTTCCAGGCGGCTTGGGAGTCGGTAGCCTCCGGACGGATGAAGGTCTGCGCCGCGTTCGGGTTCGAGGTGATGTCCCACGTCCCGACATGGAAGGGGAACGAGTTCATCGCGCTGGCGTCCGACGTCAACTTCGACTACCCGGTGGGCGGCTTCTACTCCGGGTACTACGCGATGATGGTGAACCGGCACATGTACGAGTTCGGCACCACGGTCGAGCAGCTCGCGATGGTATCGGTGAAAAACCACATGAACGCCTACGGCAACCCGTACGCCCAGAAGCGCCGCAAGCTGACCATCGCTGACGTGCGGAACTCCACCCTGGTCGCTTATCCGCTGACCCTTCTCGACATCTGCGTGATGTCCGACGGCGCGGCCACCTGCATCCTCGCCGACGAGGAGACGGCGTTCAAGCTCACGGACCACCCCGTCAAGATCACGGGCGTGGGGACGGGCACCGACATGATGCGCATGTCGGATCGTCCGCACGGCGAAGTTCTCCTCGCCCCGAACGAGAAGAAGAGCGACTACAAAAACCTGAAATATCCCGGCGTCCACTCCTTCCGGGCGGGCCGCAGCGCGGGGCTCCAGGCGTACAAGATGGCGGGCGTGACCGATCCGCTGAAGCAGATCGACTTCGTGGAGCTCCACGACGCCTACACATCTTCGGAAATCCAGACGTACGAAGACCTCGCCCTGTGCAAGTACGGCGACGGCGGAAAGTTCGTGGAGGCGGGGTATCCCTTCATGCCGCAGATCGACTACGGGATGAAGCTCCCGAAGAAGGGGACGATCCCCGTGAACCCCTCGGGCGGGCTGATCGCCTGCGGGCATCCTGTGGGCGCCACCGGCCTCATGCAGGCCGTCTTCGCCTTCTGGCAGATCCAGGGGAGCATCAAGAAGCATTACGGCGACAGCGAACTTCAACTGAAGAAAGCGAATCGCGGGCTGATCCACAGCCACGCGGGCACGGGGACCTACGTCACCGTGTCGATCATGGAACGGGGGTGGTGA
- a CDS encoding cobalamin B12-binding domain-containing protein, protein MATAKGKGAAAETPKKAARKIRILVGKPGLDGHDRGAKIIARALRDAGVEVIYTGLHQTPEMIVSAAAQEDVDGIGLSILSGAHNYLFPRIIKLLREKKMGDVVLFGGGIIPDDDIPKLLKKGVDRVFTPGTPIQEIVDYVSTRVHPRK, encoded by the coding sequence ATGGCGACGGCAAAGGGAAAAGGCGCGGCGGCGGAAACCCCGAAGAAGGCGGCCCGGAAAATCCGCATCCTGGTCGGGAAACCGGGCCTCGACGGCCACGACCGGGGGGCGAAGATCATCGCCCGCGCGCTGCGGGACGCCGGCGTGGAGGTCATTTACACCGGCCTGCACCAGACTCCCGAGATGATCGTGAGCGCGGCGGCGCAGGAAGACGTCGACGGCATCGGCCTGTCGATCCTCTCCGGGGCGCACAACTACCTGTTCCCCCGGATCATCAAGTTGCTCCGTGAAAAGAAGATGGGCGATGTCGTGCTCTTCGGCGGCGGGATCATCCCCGACGACGACATCCCGAAACTGCTGAAAAAGGGGGTCGACCGGGTGTTTACGCCGGGAACCCCGATCCAGGAGATCGTCGACTACGTAAGCACGCGGGTTCATCCGCGAAAATAA
- a CDS encoding methylmalonyl-CoA mutase family protein, with product MYDRKKLAGIAGGRKKWNDETLTPSLRKSPPRLDRFSTVSDEEIDLLYTPDPLSNFDYEEDLGYPGQYPYTRGVQPTMYRGRLWTMRQFAGFGSAEDTNARFKFLLSQGQTGLSTAFHFPTLMGYDSDSPRARGEVGMCGVAVDSLRDMEILFDGIPLDKVTTSMTINGPAAMIFAMYLAVAEKQGVPFHKVGGTIQNDILKEYIAQHSWIFPPEPSMRIITDILAYCADNVPRWNTISISGYHIREAGSTAVQELAFTIADGIAYVQAGIDAGIPVDKFAPRLSYFFNAHMDFFEEIAKYRAARRMWARIMRERFHAKDENSWKLRFHTQTAGCTLTAQQPINNVVRVALQALSGVLGGTQSLHTNSMDETLALPSEQAVTVALRTQQIIAEESGVANTIDPLGGSFFVEQLTNGMEEKAMEYIRKIDEMGGMVAAIKQGYPQREVADAAFHFQRLVDAGKKRIVGLNAYRSEEGTPIPLLKIDDRVEKRQVARTKEVRRKRDAKKVRACLSALKEGSLTPKENLMPLLVGAAREYVTLGEMCDTLRETMGVYTDPAMF from the coding sequence ATGTACGACAGGAAAAAGCTCGCGGGGATCGCGGGTGGGCGGAAGAAGTGGAATGACGAGACGCTGACGCCGAGCCTTCGGAAATCGCCGCCGCGTCTCGATCGGTTCTCCACCGTTTCCGACGAGGAGATCGACCTCCTGTACACCCCCGATCCCCTTTCGAACTTCGATTACGAGGAGGACCTCGGGTACCCGGGCCAGTACCCGTACACCCGGGGAGTGCAGCCCACGATGTACCGGGGCCGGCTGTGGACGATGCGCCAGTTCGCCGGGTTCGGGTCGGCGGAGGACACGAACGCACGCTTCAAGTTCCTCCTCTCCCAGGGGCAGACCGGGCTTTCCACCGCGTTCCACTTTCCGACGCTCATGGGATACGACTCCGACTCTCCCCGCGCGAGAGGAGAGGTCGGGATGTGCGGCGTCGCCGTCGACTCGCTGAGGGACATGGAGATCCTTTTCGACGGGATACCGCTGGACAAGGTCACCACGTCGATGACGATCAACGGCCCGGCGGCGATGATCTTCGCCATGTACCTTGCGGTCGCGGAAAAACAGGGAGTTCCCTTCCATAAGGTCGGCGGCACGATCCAGAACGACATCCTCAAGGAGTACATCGCCCAACATTCGTGGATCTTCCCCCCCGAGCCGTCGATGCGGATCATCACCGACATCCTCGCCTACTGCGCGGACAACGTCCCGAGATGGAACACGATCAGCATCAGCGGATACCACATCCGGGAAGCGGGATCCACGGCGGTCCAGGAGCTGGCCTTCACGATCGCCGACGGGATCGCCTATGTCCAGGCGGGGATCGACGCGGGGATCCCCGTGGACAAATTCGCCCCACGGCTGTCGTACTTCTTCAACGCCCACATGGACTTCTTCGAGGAGATCGCAAAGTACCGGGCGGCGCGCCGGATGTGGGCGCGCATCATGCGGGAGCGGTTCCACGCGAAGGACGAGAATTCGTGGAAGCTCCGGTTTCACACCCAGACGGCGGGCTGCACGCTCACCGCGCAGCAACCGATCAACAACGTGGTCCGTGTCGCCCTCCAGGCGCTCTCTGGGGTCCTCGGGGGCACGCAGTCGCTCCACACCAACTCGATGGACGAGACCCTGGCGCTCCCCAGCGAGCAGGCGGTGACCGTCGCGCTGCGGACCCAGCAGATCATCGCCGAGGAGTCGGGCGTCGCCAACACCATCGATCCCTTGGGCGGCTCGTTCTTCGTGGAACAGCTGACGAACGGAATGGAAGAGAAGGCGATGGAGTACATCCGAAAGATCGACGAGATGGGCGGGATGGTGGCCGCCATCAAACAGGGGTATCCTCAGCGGGAGGTGGCCGACGCGGCCTTCCATTTCCAGCGGCTGGTCGACGCGGGGAAGAAGCGGATCGTCGGCCTCAACGCGTACCGGTCGGAGGAGGGGACCCCGATCCCCCTGCTGAAGATCGACGATCGCGTGGAGAAGCGGCAGGTCGCGCGGACGAAGGAAGTCCGGCGCAAACGGGACGCGAAGAAGGTCCGGGCGTGCCTGTCCGCGCTGAAGGAAGGATCCCTCACCCCGAAAGAGAACCTGATGCCCCTGCTGGTGGGCGCGGCGCGCGAGTATGTCACCCTCGGCGAGATGTGCGACACCCTCCGGGAGACGATGGGCGTGTACACCGACCCGGCGATGTTCTGA